Proteins encoded by one window of Candidatus Sumerlaea chitinivorans:
- a CDS encoding Peptidase family M23/M37, giving the protein MSPLIKTALPEHTKAGVFLGALLIILLFAPEIPAARGTADPDTEQVEPERTHAADLRMKLPYPAGMSYPVIQGIGGSFSHSGYSFYAWDFAMPLGSPVCAVADGMVVCIKQDSVEGGTHPSLRQKANMVVLDHGNGIYTEYLHLQANSVKVREGEIVRGGQVIALSGNTGYSSRPHLHFQVQNGLGESLRATFLDVAGDGIPKEGHIYTSANDGSGVSKFAGPSPFPLTAFAINGVILHLTDMPGKLMRLGSTYSISGTAPPTSREVVLFVMPEQGGVPLLEKRARVQDSKFELSFTLDGLRARVARWNTDGTQSNLFHMAIVPARADGTYWSEFSYPISVR; this is encoded by the coding sequence ATGAGTCCTTTAATAAAAACTGCACTACCGGAGCACACCAAGGCGGGGGTCTTCTTAGGAGCCCTGCTTATCATTCTCTTGTTTGCCCCTGAGATCCCAGCCGCCCGCGGCACCGCCGATCCCGATACAGAGCAGGTGGAACCAGAACGAACGCATGCAGCCGACCTGCGCATGAAATTGCCCTATCCGGCCGGCATGTCCTACCCCGTTATTCAAGGGATTGGTGGTTCTTTCTCTCACTCGGGTTACAGCTTTTACGCATGGGATTTTGCTATGCCCTTGGGGTCGCCGGTATGCGCAGTAGCCGACGGCATGGTAGTCTGTATTAAGCAAGATTCCGTAGAGGGTGGCACTCATCCTTCGCTCCGCCAAAAGGCAAATATGGTTGTGCTGGATCACGGCAACGGGATTTACACGGAGTATCTCCACCTTCAGGCGAATTCTGTGAAGGTACGCGAGGGCGAAATCGTGCGCGGCGGACAGGTGATCGCACTGAGCGGAAACACCGGTTATTCCTCGCGTCCCCATCTACATTTCCAAGTTCAGAATGGATTGGGAGAGTCTCTCCGAGCCACATTTCTCGATGTTGCAGGGGACGGCATTCCGAAAGAAGGCCACATTTACACTTCGGCAAATGACGGTTCTGGAGTGAGCAAATTTGCTGGGCCGTCCCCCTTCCCACTCACCGCTTTTGCAATTAACGGAGTTATTTTACACTTGACGGATATGCCGGGCAAATTGATGCGCTTGGGCTCCACATATTCGATTTCTGGCACCGCCCCACCCACAAGCCGCGAAGTCGTGCTTTTTGTGATGCCCGAACAAGGCGGTGTTCCCCTTTTGGAAAAGCGTGCTCGGGTTCAAGACTCCAAGTTCGAACTAAGCTTTACGCTTGATGGTTTGCGTGCCCGCGTAGCGCGGTGGAATACCGATGGCACGCAGTCGAATTTGTTTCACATGGCTATTGTCCCAGCGCGAGCCGATGGCACCTACTGGAGCGAGTTTTCTTATCCAATCAGCGTGCGATAG
- a CDS encoding Undecaprenyl-phosphate N-acetylglucosaminyl 1-phosphate transferase, with the protein MATVSVNLFWKIFVFTAAIAFVGTWVVRAVMRRMGVYDAPSESRKIHREPVAYEGGVAIYVAFVAGLLFYQALEGTSLFFRDDIKAMILGATLTVALGVADDLLDLRPVIKLLGQIGIGYVMYRAGFQVERISNPFGQEIQFWPWVSMIGTILWYAILMNGINMIDGLDGLAAGIVAITCITLGAISVDLGQPLAAVLALIGAAACFGFLPFNFNPATIFMGDAGSLLLGFLLASITLLSSSKAPALLTLLIPVLAVALPLFETLFAFVRRILRGQNPFAGDRSHLHHRFLDLGFSVRRTVLIFYYFTAYLGVTAYVLQRLDSRSTILVAILIAIGLLLLANSMGYLRDKSAAR; encoded by the coding sequence ATGGCGACGGTGAGCGTGAACCTTTTTTGGAAGATCTTTGTTTTTACGGCGGCGATCGCGTTTGTCGGGACTTGGGTCGTGCGTGCGGTCATGCGGCGCATGGGGGTGTACGATGCGCCGTCAGAGAGCCGTAAGATCCATCGCGAACCCGTCGCTTATGAAGGGGGAGTGGCGATCTACGTGGCGTTTGTAGCGGGCCTACTCTTTTACCAAGCTCTGGAGGGTACCTCCCTATTCTTTCGGGACGACATAAAAGCGATGATTCTTGGTGCGACGTTGACGGTGGCGTTAGGGGTTGCCGATGACCTCTTAGATCTCCGCCCAGTCATTAAGCTTTTGGGCCAAATTGGAATCGGATATGTCATGTATCGGGCGGGATTTCAGGTGGAGCGCATTAGCAACCCCTTCGGTCAAGAGATCCAGTTTTGGCCGTGGGTGAGTATGATTGGGACAATCCTTTGGTACGCAATTCTCATGAATGGCATCAACATGATCGACGGACTTGACGGTTTGGCGGCGGGGATCGTTGCCATTACGTGCATCACATTGGGGGCTATAAGCGTAGATCTTGGCCAACCCTTGGCGGCGGTGTTGGCGCTGATTGGCGCCGCGGCGTGTTTCGGCTTTTTGCCCTTCAACTTCAATCCGGCTACGATTTTCATGGGCGATGCGGGCAGTTTGCTGCTCGGGTTCCTTTTAGCCTCCATCACGCTTCTCTCCAGCTCAAAAGCGCCGGCTTTGCTGACACTCTTGATTCCGGTGTTGGCTGTGGCACTACCACTCTTCGAGACGCTCTTTGCGTTCGTTCGACGTATCCTCCGCGGACAAAACCCATTTGCGGGGGATCGAAGTCACCTTCACCATCGCTTCCTCGATCTCGGATTCTCTGTTCGCAGGACCGTGCTTATTTTTTACTACTTCACGGCATATTTGGGGGTGACTGCATACGTTCTCCAACGATTGGATTCGCGAAGCACCATCCTCGTCGCGATCCTCATCGCAATCGGTCTGCTTCTGCTGGCCAACAGCATGGGCTACCTTCGGGACAAATCTGCAGCACGCTAA
- a CDS encoding Late competence protein ComEA, DNA receptor yields the protein MWSSFTKDEKKLFLFLVILLLIGAIVFPYLDSRRRVEVFTAGSEVTTSGQVVTRGGRSSGMRRSTPPDSPLDLNEATQEELETLPGIGKSRAAAIIRYREAHGRFRSVNDLAKVSGIGKKIAEQASAFVVVQNENSEGETSPIAKQRLGGGVFVPLGIKSEQMLDSRPPTEKTSSASRAPATPSVTQETGVVDINSASENELAALEQIGPVLARRIVQYRNEHGRFHSVDELDRVPGIGKKRIELNRHRLVVK from the coding sequence GTGTGGTCATCTTTTACGAAAGATGAGAAGAAGCTATTCCTCTTCTTGGTCATCCTGCTTTTGATTGGCGCAATCGTGTTTCCATATCTTGATTCACGCCGCCGAGTTGAAGTGTTCACCGCGGGTAGTGAGGTGACGACCAGCGGACAGGTTGTAACGCGAGGGGGGCGCAGTTCAGGGATGCGGCGTTCAACACCGCCTGACAGCCCTCTTGATCTGAACGAAGCCACCCAAGAAGAGCTGGAAACCTTACCGGGGATTGGCAAGAGCCGAGCGGCAGCCATCATCCGATACCGTGAAGCCCATGGGCGATTTCGTTCCGTTAACGATCTTGCGAAGGTGTCGGGAATTGGAAAGAAAATCGCCGAGCAAGCTTCAGCGTTTGTAGTAGTGCAAAACGAAAACTCGGAAGGAGAAACGAGCCCGATTGCTAAGCAGCGGCTCGGCGGTGGTGTTTTTGTTCCGCTCGGAATCAAGTCCGAGCAAATGCTGGACTCACGACCTCCCACTGAAAAAACCTCTTCCGCTTCCAGGGCTCCGGCTACCCCAAGCGTAACCCAAGAAACCGGCGTTGTTGACATCAATAGTGCCAGCGAGAATGAGTTGGCAGCCCTCGAGCAAATCGGCCCAGTACTTGCGCGACGAATTGTTCAGTATCGCAACGAGCATGGGAGATTTCACTCCGTGGATGAGCTCGACCGCGTTCCGGGCATAGGGAAAAAGCGCATCGAGCTGAACCGTCACCGCTTGGTAGTCAAATAA
- a CDS encoding 1-acyl-sn-glycerol-3-phosphate acyltransferase — MKLIRRYAPGLARPRGDILRTNVLWEITRAVFILYFRIFHFLRYRCQNLLPDHGPAIITPNHVSYYDALVVPAGIPYRMRFMAMEPLFRVPLLGWFISLYGAFPVKLKSADKGAVSQTIRVLERNEVVLIFPEGGRSPDGKLAPFEQGAARIALTTGATLVPVSIIGAYEAWPKHHLLPRWFRPIVVKYHQPISVPKLEDRHQIKEAIPHVNAQIAQPIQRRLAAWERLKRIKSRR, encoded by the coding sequence ATGAAACTCATCAGGAGATACGCTCCCGGCCTTGCTCGCCCGCGAGGGGATATTCTACGGACAAACGTGTTGTGGGAAATCACCAGAGCTGTTTTTATCCTGTACTTTCGAATCTTTCACTTCTTGCGCTACCGCTGCCAAAATCTGCTTCCGGATCATGGGCCCGCAATTATCACTCCCAATCACGTTTCATACTACGACGCGTTGGTCGTGCCAGCAGGGATTCCCTACCGGATGCGATTCATGGCAATGGAACCCTTGTTTCGCGTTCCACTCCTCGGATGGTTTATCTCGCTTTACGGCGCGTTTCCTGTAAAACTAAAAAGCGCGGACAAAGGGGCCGTTTCCCAGACGATTCGCGTGTTGGAACGCAATGAAGTTGTATTGATTTTCCCTGAGGGCGGACGAAGTCCTGATGGAAAGCTGGCTCCCTTTGAACAGGGAGCAGCACGTATCGCATTGACCACGGGTGCCACCCTTGTGCCGGTAAGCATCATTGGGGCCTACGAAGCTTGGCCGAAGCACCATCTTCTACCTCGTTGGTTTCGGCCAATTGTGGTCAAATATCACCAGCCAATCTCGGTGCCAAAGCTCGAAGATCGCCATCAGATCAAGGAAGCCATTCCCCACGTGAATGCACAAATCGCTCAACCAATTCAGCGACGATTAGCAGCATGGGAACGACTGAAGCGGATCAAGAGCCGGCGTTAG
- a CDS encoding Cytosol aminopeptidase PepA, whose amino-acid sequence MTKPELLLSSSYPKKADAYVLLVTQKQEIFRKESLSRAPEWLDSVLDANSNNDSPEVFANVAWPSGPKHLIVLQLDREGRYALGEVVKTASAQALSHARSLGCASIAFLLDGKDADDFVPWVAEGIRLGSYEFSRYRSPSQRKSTVNRVILAVRKEGISHLRRRLSEIEIVAQAQNFARDLVNEPPSVLGPRALCKQAQSVAREFGLRCRLLGKSELKRLGYHGILAVGQGADEEPCLIELHYAPKQRSRHRVAFVGKAVMFDTGGYCIKPAKDMWRMKGDMAGGAAVLAAMKAIAQLHPNAEVYGLIPCAKNLVSAHAFLPGDVIRTRIGKTVHVGNTDAEGRLLLMDAFIHAGDKKVTYLVDIATLTGSVVRALGPSVSGIFGNDQEWVQALIGAGQRVGEDFWQLPLVEEYRDYLKNHVADLDNVGNKPDAGAIVAALFLREFVPDGVKWAHLDIAGPFLVERQWKYYGPGATGFGVRTLVELLRRLPEK is encoded by the coding sequence GTGACAAAACCAGAACTCCTTCTCTCGTCCTCTTACCCAAAGAAAGCCGATGCTTACGTTCTGTTGGTGACGCAGAAACAAGAAATCTTCCGAAAAGAATCCCTTTCCAGAGCTCCAGAGTGGCTGGATAGCGTTCTGGACGCGAACTCAAACAATGACTCTCCGGAGGTGTTTGCAAACGTTGCGTGGCCCTCGGGACCGAAGCATCTCATTGTTCTCCAACTAGACCGCGAGGGACGTTACGCGCTTGGAGAAGTGGTGAAGACGGCTTCAGCTCAGGCCCTCTCACATGCGCGCTCGTTGGGGTGTGCTTCGATTGCATTTCTGCTCGATGGTAAGGATGCCGACGACTTCGTTCCGTGGGTTGCTGAAGGGATACGGTTAGGAAGCTATGAGTTTAGCCGGTATCGCTCCCCGTCTCAGCGCAAGTCCACGGTGAACCGTGTAATCCTAGCGGTGAGAAAGGAGGGAATTTCGCACCTCCGTCGGCGTTTGTCTGAGATCGAAATTGTGGCCCAAGCCCAGAATTTCGCTCGCGACCTCGTCAACGAACCACCGAGTGTTTTGGGCCCACGCGCTCTTTGTAAACAAGCGCAGAGCGTGGCACGCGAGTTTGGGCTCCGCTGCCGTCTTCTGGGTAAGTCTGAGCTGAAGCGCTTGGGTTACCATGGGATTCTTGCTGTGGGGCAAGGTGCTGACGAGGAGCCTTGCCTAATCGAACTACACTATGCGCCCAAGCAACGGTCCCGCCATCGTGTCGCATTCGTCGGGAAAGCCGTGATGTTTGACACCGGTGGCTACTGCATCAAACCGGCGAAAGATATGTGGCGCATGAAAGGCGATATGGCGGGAGGTGCCGCCGTGTTGGCTGCGATGAAAGCAATCGCTCAGCTCCACCCCAACGCAGAAGTTTACGGCCTAATTCCGTGTGCGAAAAACCTTGTGAGCGCGCATGCGTTTCTTCCGGGCGACGTCATTCGCACGCGCATCGGAAAAACAGTACATGTCGGAAACACGGACGCCGAAGGTCGTCTGCTGCTCATGGATGCCTTCATTCATGCGGGGGACAAAAAAGTCACTTATCTCGTAGATATTGCCACGCTGACTGGCTCCGTTGTTCGAGCCCTTGGGCCTTCTGTGAGTGGAATTTTCGGAAATGACCAAGAGTGGGTTCAGGCCCTGATTGGCGCTGGTCAGCGCGTTGGGGAGGACTTCTGGCAATTGCCACTGGTCGAAGAGTACAGAGACTACCTGAAAAACCACGTTGCGGACCTCGATAATGTCGGCAATAAGCCCGACGCTGGGGCAATAGTTGCGGCTCTATTTCTTCGGGAGTTTGTACCTGACGGTGTTAAATGGGCTCACCTCGATATTGCCGGTCCCTTCTTAGTGGAACGCCAGTGGAAGTATTATGGGCCGGGCGCCACAGGGTTTGGGGTCCGCACGCTTGTGGAACTCCTTCGAAGGTTGCCGGAAAAGTAA
- a CDS encoding Alanine racemase produces MTKSNDAVSTAPLSWVEVDLGAIVHNFRLVKSLVSPSTRVFAVVKADAYGHGAVPVAKALVKAGADRLCVARVEEALELRAAGVASPIQVFAPPLDGQAESLVRAGCIAVVCAREHVEALAGRARALRQQVAIHVKVDVGMGRLGIAPTDTLEFLRMLMRYPELQVEGIMSHLPCADTPPADITKQHIATFDQVRAEVLASGFNVPMFHLANSAATMDFPEAHFDAVRPGIILYGQYPSADVQRRLPLRPAMTLKSRIVYLKDVPPGQGLSYGHTYITKQPSRIATIPLGYADGYPRHASNRTVMHVRGVPARVVGRVCMDLTLLDVTHIPETQLGDEVVAFGKGAQSFLPVEIVANAIGTIGYELTTRIGKRLPRYYVDEASPALNRP; encoded by the coding sequence GATCTGGGAGCAATTGTTCACAACTTTCGTCTTGTGAAATCATTGGTGTCGCCGTCGACGCGCGTTTTTGCTGTGGTGAAGGCAGATGCCTACGGACATGGAGCTGTGCCCGTGGCAAAAGCTCTGGTCAAGGCGGGGGCAGACCGCTTGTGCGTTGCGCGGGTGGAGGAAGCACTTGAACTCCGTGCAGCTGGCGTTGCCTCCCCCATTCAGGTTTTTGCACCTCCTCTGGACGGGCAGGCAGAATCCCTGGTCCGTGCTGGATGCATTGCTGTTGTTTGTGCTCGGGAACATGTCGAAGCACTTGCAGGACGTGCACGCGCTTTGCGCCAGCAAGTTGCCATTCACGTCAAAGTGGATGTCGGAATGGGGCGGTTAGGGATAGCGCCGACCGATACGCTTGAATTCTTGAGAATGCTCATGCGCTATCCTGAACTTCAGGTGGAAGGTATCATGAGCCATCTCCCCTGTGCCGACACTCCGCCAGCGGACATTACCAAGCAACACATTGCAACTTTCGACCAAGTGCGGGCAGAGGTTCTTGCAAGTGGTTTCAACGTCCCAATGTTCCACCTCGCAAACTCCGCCGCGACGATGGACTTTCCCGAGGCGCATTTTGATGCTGTCCGCCCCGGCATTATCCTCTACGGCCAATATCCCAGTGCTGACGTACAACGACGCCTCCCCTTGCGCCCCGCTATGACTCTGAAGAGTCGTATCGTTTATTTGAAAGACGTCCCACCTGGCCAAGGACTAAGCTATGGCCACACATATATCACCAAGCAGCCCTCGCGTATTGCGACGATCCCACTTGGCTATGCAGATGGATACCCGCGACACGCAAGCAATCGCACTGTGATGCACGTGAGGGGAGTTCCTGCGCGAGTGGTCGGTAGAGTCTGTATGGACCTTACACTTCTTGACGTGACCCACATTCCTGAGACGCAGTTGGGGGATGAAGTCGTCGCATTTGGTAAAGGTGCTCAGAGTTTTCTGCCGGTGGAAATTGTAGCCAATGCCATCGGCACCATTGGGTACGAGCTAACGACCCGGATTGGAAAACGATTACCTCGCTATTATGTCGACGAAGCTTCACCTGCATTGAATCGCCCGTAA
- a CDS encoding N-acetylmuramic acid 6-phosphate etherase — MKHSRSITETPNLLTGDIDLASPLGIVRLLRQTDAQIFAGYGTYPGLYDSDTLERMAELTDWCANILSQGDGLVVLSGAGTSGRLAMFIAREFNHLPGWPSPSPFRFLLAGGPPALIQAQEGAEDDPYQAQRDLEAIAQNSQHVFYVGITCGFSAPYIAGQLEYALQQPNWKAVLLGFNPLELARTTPVEGWPWPFKATAEKVAAASNGALLNPVIGPEPITGSTRMKSGTATKILLEVLFAAVRLQLLGKLPKESVQQFVRDAFERYERAYRCTYHGISEISQLVELGGATLRTKGHIYYLGGAGRSAKSSRPEPDAGILGLIDASECPPTFGAAFEDVRGFVEGGWRTLYPDGSVDLSGRAPHYRVSIEDFRNDKLPQLSENDLCVILGNVPSAVSLVPEIHKRGVKCAAVGWGEHPTPGNVLVVNVCMGEDDVFGVATTELSFKLVLNALTTGAHILAGKVYGNRMVDLRISNNKLFHRTLGIIMDLIGVDMDTALEALLRAIFETDELTASQRNATISECIEVSQKVEKVVPKALLIATGLFNYRQACEVLARNPIVRMAISEHVSAERAAK, encoded by the coding sequence ATGAAGCATAGCCGTTCAATTACGGAAACCCCTAATCTACTGACGGGCGACATTGATCTCGCTTCCCCACTCGGAATTGTGCGACTGCTGCGTCAGACGGACGCACAGATATTTGCGGGTTACGGGACCTATCCGGGGCTTTACGACAGCGACACCTTGGAGCGCATGGCTGAGCTTACAGACTGGTGCGCAAACATCCTCTCCCAAGGAGATGGGCTTGTTGTTCTTAGCGGGGCAGGTACCAGTGGCCGATTGGCTATGTTCATTGCGCGGGAGTTCAATCATCTTCCCGGGTGGCCGAGTCCGTCACCCTTCCGGTTTCTTCTGGCCGGCGGCCCCCCAGCCTTGATTCAGGCCCAAGAAGGAGCAGAGGATGATCCATATCAGGCCCAACGCGACCTTGAGGCGATAGCTCAAAACAGTCAGCACGTGTTCTACGTTGGGATTACTTGCGGCTTTAGTGCGCCGTACATTGCTGGACAATTGGAGTATGCGCTCCAGCAACCAAATTGGAAAGCGGTGCTCTTGGGATTTAACCCTTTGGAGCTCGCCCGCACCACGCCAGTGGAAGGGTGGCCGTGGCCATTTAAGGCAACAGCTGAAAAAGTCGCAGCAGCTTCGAATGGCGCATTATTGAATCCCGTCATTGGCCCCGAACCGATCACCGGCTCCACCCGAATGAAAAGTGGAACCGCGACTAAAATCCTTCTGGAGGTCCTCTTTGCTGCAGTTCGTTTGCAGCTCTTGGGAAAACTGCCCAAAGAGAGCGTCCAACAGTTCGTACGCGATGCATTCGAGCGTTATGAGCGCGCCTACCGATGCACTTACCACGGCATTTCTGAAATATCCCAACTTGTGGAATTAGGCGGAGCCACACTGCGAACGAAAGGACACATCTATTACTTGGGTGGAGCCGGCCGCAGTGCGAAAAGTTCTCGCCCCGAACCAGATGCTGGCATCTTAGGACTGATCGACGCGTCCGAGTGTCCACCCACTTTCGGGGCTGCTTTTGAAGACGTTCGTGGGTTCGTCGAAGGAGGATGGCGAACGCTTTACCCGGATGGGAGCGTGGATCTTTCGGGCCGCGCACCCCATTATCGCGTCTCAATTGAGGATTTTCGAAACGACAAGCTGCCGCAGTTGTCAGAAAATGACCTCTGCGTCATCCTAGGCAACGTGCCAAGTGCCGTTAGCCTCGTACCGGAAATACACAAGCGCGGCGTAAAGTGTGCCGCTGTGGGGTGGGGTGAGCATCCGACTCCTGGGAACGTTCTCGTTGTCAATGTGTGCATGGGTGAAGACGACGTCTTCGGCGTCGCGACCACCGAACTTAGTTTCAAACTTGTCCTAAACGCGTTGACCACGGGAGCCCATATCCTTGCCGGAAAAGTTTACGGGAATCGAATGGTGGACTTGCGCATTTCAAACAACAAGCTCTTCCACCGGACGTTGGGAATCATCATGGACCTGATCGGCGTCGACATGGACACGGCGCTTGAAGCTCTCCTGCGCGCTATCTTCGAGACAGACGAACTCACCGCCTCTCAGCGCAATGCCACAATCAGCGAGTGTATCGAGGTCTCCCAAAAGGTTGAGAAGGTGGTGCCAAAGGCGCTGTTGATCGCCACGGGGCTCTTTAATTACCGACAAGCCTGTGAAGTTCTTGCCCGAAACCCCATCGTTCGGATGGCAATCAGCGAGCACGTCAGTGCAGAGCGCGCTGCCAAATGA